Part of the Arthrobacter sp. MMS18-M83 genome is shown below.
CGCACTTTTGCACGCCCACTGGATCTTCGGACCAGGGCTACAGGGACAACGCCAAAGCTCTCACGCAATCACAGGCTAACGCTTGGGCGCGGGGCAGAGATCAACCAACGGAGAACACGAAAGTGCCTACGATTAACCAGCTGGTCCGCAAGGGCCGCACGCCTAAGGTCTCCAAGACCAAGGCTCCCGCGCTTAAGGGCAGCCCGATGCGCCGCGGTGTTTGCACCCGCGTTTACACGACCACCCCGAAGAAGCCGAACTCGGCTCTGCGTAAGGTTGCACGTGTGCGCCTCAACGGTGGCGTTGAAGTTACCGCCTACATCCCCGGTGTTGGCCACAACCTCCAGGAGCACTCCATCGTGCTCGTCCGCGGTGGTCGCGTGAAGGACCTCCCGGGTGTCCGTTACAAGATCGTCCGTGGTGCCCTCGATACCCAGGGTGTCAAGAACCGCAAGCAGGCCCGCAGCCGCTACGGCGCAAAGATGGAGAAGAAGTAATATGCCTCGCAAGGGTCCGGCCCCGAAGCGGCCGCTAGTTTCCGATCCCGTTTACGGTTCCCCGTTGGTCACCCAGCTGATCAACAAGGTTCTGATTGACGGCAAGAAGTCCACCGCAGAGCGCATCGTTTACGGCGCCCTCGAAGGTGCACGCGCCAAGTCCGGTGGCGACCCCGTTGCCGCCCTCAAGAAGGCCATGGACAACGTCAAGCCTTCCCTCGAGGTTCGCTCCCGCCGTGTCGGTGGCGCAACCTACCAGGTTCCGGTTGAGGTCAAGCCGGGCCGCTCCACTGCCCTCGCTCTGCGTTGGCTGGTTGGCTACTCCAAGGCCCGCCGCGAGAAGACGATGACCGAGCGCCTCCAGAACGAAATCCTGGATGCGTCCAACGGTCTCGGTGCCGCTGTGAAGCGTCGCGAAGACACCCACAAGATGGCCGAGTCGAACAAGGCCTTCGCACACTACCGCTGGTAAAACTTCCCGTACGCCGCCGGCTCCCTGAGCTGGCGGCGAACGTGTAGTCCATCCGAAAGGGAGACACCGTGGCACAGGACGTGCTTACCGACCTTAGCAAGGTCCGCAACATCGGCATCATGGCCCACATCGATGCCGGCAAGACCACCACCACCGAGCGCATTCTGTTTTACACAGGTGTGAACCACAAGATCGGCGAAACGCACGACGGCGCTTCGACGACTGACTGGATGGAACAGGAAAAGGAACGCGGCATCACCATCACGTCTGCCGCCGTGACTTGCTTCTGGGACAAGAACCAGATCAACATCATCGACACCCCGGGCCACGTGGACTTCACGGTTGAGGTTGAGCGCTCCTTGCGCGTCCTCGACGGCGCTGTTGCTGTCTTCGATGGCAAGGAAGGCGTTGAGCCGCAGTCCGAGACTGTTTGGCGCCAGGCCGACAAGTACAACGTGCCGCGTATCTGCTTCGTCAACAAGATGGACAAGCTCGGTGCTGACTTCTACTTCACCGTAGACACCATCATCAGCCGCCTCGGCGCCAAGCCGCTGGTTCTCCAGCTGCCGATCGGTGCAGAGAACGACTTCGTCGGCGTCGTGGATCTCCTTGAGATGCGCGCCCTGGTGTGGCCGGGCGATGCCAAGGGTGACGTCACCATGGGTGCCAAGTACGAAGTCCAGGAGATCCCCGCTGATCTCCAGGCCAAGGCCGAGGAATACCGCGCGCAGCTCGTTGAGACTGTTGCCGAGGCTTCCGAGGAACTCATGGAAAAGTACCTCGACGGTGAAGAACTCACTGTCGAGGAGCTCAAGGCCGGCATCCGCAAGATGACCATCAACTCTGAGCTCTACCCGGTTCTCTGTGGTTCTGCTTTCAAGAACCGTGGCGTACAGCCGATGCTGGATGCTGTTGTTGACTTCCTGCCGAACCCGCTCGACGTCCCGCCAATGGTCGGTCACGACCCGCGCGACGAAGAGAAGGAACTCACCCGCAAGCCTTCTGCCGAGGAGCCGTTCTCGGCCCTCGCGTTCAAGATTGCCGCGCACCCGTTCTTCGGTCAGCTCACCTTCATCCGCGTGTACTCCGGTCACGTGGAAGCAGGCGCCCAGGTGGTCAACTCCACCAAGGGCAAGAAGGAGCGCATCGGAAAGCTGTTCCAGATGCACGCCAACAAGGAAATGCCTGTTGAAGGCGCTACCGCCGGCCACATCTACGCGGCTATCGGTCTGAAGGACACCACCACGGGCGACACCCTGTGCGACTCCGCCAACCAGATCGTCCTCGAGTCCATGAGCTTCCCGGAGCCCGTGATCTCGGTTGCCATCGAGCCGAACACCAAGGGTGACCAGGAGAAGCTCTCCACGGCCATCCAGAAGCTCTCCGCTGAGGACCCGACCTTCCAGGTCTCCCTCAACGAGGACACCGGTCAGACCATCATCGCCGGCATGGGCGAACTCCACCTGGACATCCTGGTGGACCGCATGCGCCGCGAATTCAAGGTCGAGGCAAACGTCGGCAAGCCGCAGGTTGCTTACCGCGAAACCATCAAACGCGCTGTGGAGCGTCACGACTACACGCACAAGAAGCAGACCGGTGGTTCGGGTCAGTTCGCAAAGATCCAGATCGCTATCGAGCCGATGGACACCGCCGACGGCGAGCTCTACGCGTTCGAGAACAAGGTCACCGGTGGCCGCGTGCCCCGCGAGTACATCCCGTCCGTTGACGCGGGCATCCAGGATGCACTCAACGACGGCGTTCTGGCCGGCTACCCGGTTGTCGGCATCAAGGCCACGCTGATTGACGGCGCGTACCACGATGTTGACTCCTCGGAAATGGCGTTCAAGATCGCGGGCCGTATGGCTTTCAAGGAAGCTGCACGCAAGGCGAACCCTGTTCTGCTCGAACCGCTGATGGATGTTGAGGTCCGCACCCCTGAGGAATACATGGGTGAAGTTATTGGTGACCTGAACTCCCGTCGTGGCCAGATGCAGTCCATGGAAGATGCCGCTGGCGTCAAGGTGATCCGTGCGCACGTTCCGCTGTCCGGCATGTTCGGCTACATCGGTGACCTGCGTTCGAAGACCCAGGGCCGCGCTGTGTACTCCATGACGTTCAACAGCTACGCCGAGGTCCCGAAGGCAGTTGCCGACGAGATCATCCAGAAGAACCGCGGCGAGTAATCACCGACGGAAAATCCAGGATGCTGGCCCGGTTCCGGGAAAGCATCCAGTGCAGGTGGCTGGGACGTGGCCCAGGCCCCGTTCCGGCCCCTGTACGAACAGACTCCAGGAACCAGCATTGGCCCCTGAATCTGCAATTTCACCAAAACCAAAGCCCCCAAGTAGACTTGCTGGAGTTTCTGCCGCGAAAAGCGCGGCCGAGGAGCAACTCACTTGAAATCGTTCTAGGAGGAACCTGTGGCAAAGGCAAAGTTCGAGCGGACTAAGCCGCACGTCAACATCGGCACCATTGGTCACGTTGACCACGGTAAGACGACGCTGACTGCCGCCATTTCCAAGGTGCTGTACGACAAGTACCCCACTCTCAACGAGCAGCGCGACTTCGCGTCGATTGACTCTGCTCCGGAAGAGCGCCAGCGTGGTATTACCATCAACATCTCCCACGTTGAGTACCAGACCGAGAAGCGCCACTACGCACACGTAGACGCTCCGGGTCACGCTGACTACATCAAGAACATGATCACCGGTGCTGCCCAGATGGACGGTGCGATCCTCGTGGTTGCCGCCACTGACGGCCCGATGGCTCAGACCCGCGAGCACGTTCTGCTCGCCCGCCAGGTTGGTGTCCCCTACCTGCTGGTCGCGTTGAACAAGTCGGACATGGTCGACGACGAAGAGCTTCTCGACCTCGTTGAAATGGAAGTTCGCGAGCTGCTCAGCGCTCAGGGCTTCGATGGCGACGACGCTCCGGTTGTGCGTGTTTCCGGCCTCAAGGCACTCGAAGGCGACCCGGTTTGGGTCAAGTCCGTCGAGGACCTCATGGAAGCTGTCGACAACTCGGTTCCGGACCCCGTACGTGACCGTGACAAGCCGTTCCTGATGCCGATCGAAGACGTCTTCACGATCACCGGTCGTGGCACCGTTGTTACGGGTCGCGCCGAGCGCGGTACCCTCGCGATCAACTCTGAGGTTGAAATCGTTGGTATCCGTCCGATCCAGAAGACCACCGTTACTGGTATCGAGATGTTCCACAAGCAGCTCGACGAAGCATGGGCCGGCGAGAACTGTGGCCTCCTGCTCCGCGGTCTGAAGCGCGACGACGTCGAGCGCGGCCAGGTTGTCGTCAAGCCGGGTTCCATCACCCCGCACACCGACTTCGAGGCCAACGTCTACATCCTTTCCAAGGACGAAGGCGGACGTCACAACCCGTTCTACTCGAACTACCGCCCGCAGTTCTACTTCCGTACCACGGACGTAACCGGCGTTATCACCCTGCCGGAAGGCACGGAAATGGTTATGCCTGGCGACAACACTGAGATGACCGTTGAGCTCATCCAGCCGATCGCTATGGAAGAGGGCCTCGGCTTCGCAATCCGTGAAGGTGGCCGCACCGTTGGTTCGGGACGTGTCACCAAGATCATCAAGTAGTTTCTACTTGTAGATCGGTGAAGTACCGGCCGCCTGGCGGCCGGTAGCAAACCAAAGAAGAACCCCGTCACTTTCGTGGCGGGGTTCTTCTTTGCCGCCGCTTATCTATCGAATAGACAAACGGCAAATCCGCCTCCATTAGGGGGACTCACCAGGACCGCGCCCTGATAACGTTGCCTCCAGAGGAGGAGTGCGGAATGGAATGGCTCATTTTTCTCATCGTGGTTGTTGTAGTGGTGGTCGGGATCTTCTGGGGAAGAAGTACTTCCGCCGCGAGATCGAGCGTGCCAAGCGAATCAACCGGTCGAACAAGAAGGAATGATTTAACACGATCGGTCTATTGAACAGACTGTCGATCAGCTTTGGCGCGCCCTGCTCAAAGACCGGTACCAATAGAACGAGTCCTTGGGGGTTCTTTCGAGGGTGTCGAAGTCCACATGCACCAGCCCGAAGCGCTGTGAGTATCCGGCGGCCCATTCGAAGTTGTCCAGCAACGTCCACACGTAGTAGCCAAGAAGTTCGACGTCGTGGGCGATCCCACCGGGCGCGGTGGCCCGCAATGCCTGGCCAAGGTGCGAAGCGAGATAGCTGATGCGGTCAGAGTCGTGAACAGGCCCCGGGGGGTGGTCCGGCTCCGGGAAGCTCGCACCGCTTTCTGTGATGAACAGGGGAGGTAGTGCCGCCCCGTAGCGGTCCTTTAGCTCCCGCAGCAGGATTCCGAGGTGTTCGGGTGCCACCGGCCAACCAAATCCCGTGGTTTCATATTCGGGGAAGGCCGCCAGGTGGAACGGGAGCTTGGCCAGCATGTCGGAGTTGTTGCCCGGCGTGCTTGCGTCGCCGCGGCCAGAAGCGACCTTGACGGGGTAGTAATAGTTCACGCCGTAGAAGTCCAACGGCTGGTGGATCGTCTTGAGGTCCTCGTCCCGGACGTTGCCCAGGGCCCGGAACCACGGTTTCACTTGCAGCGGGGGCTTCGGGTATCTCCCCAAGAGGATGGGATCGGCATAAACCCGGTTGAAGATGAGGTCGAAAGCCTTCGCCATGAGGCGGTCCGTGAGTCTCTTAGTCGCAGGCTGGACTGGCGAGTGCACGTTGGCCACACCAACGGTTCCCGCAACGCCGGCGGCACGCAAGGCCTGGACAGCCAATCCATGCCCCAATAACTGATGGTGGGCGGCAGGAAGGGCATCGAAGAGCAGCCGCCTGCCGGGCGCATGGACGCCAAGGGCATAGCCTTGCAGAGCGACCGAAACGGGTTCGTTCAGGGTGACCCACTGGGCCACGCGGTCGCCGAAGCGGCCTGCGGCCGCAGCGGAATATTCGGCGAACCGCTCCGCCGTCGCACGATTCAACCAGCCGCCGTCGTGCTCCAACGGCAGGGGAGTGTCCCAATGGTAGAGGGTCACCATAGGGGAGATCCCGGCCTTCAGGAGCTTGTCGATCAGGCGGTCGTAGAAGTCCAGGCCCTGCTGGTTGATGGGTCCCTTGCCGCCTGGTTGGATCCGGGGCCAGGAGAGGGAGAACCGGTAGGAATCCACGCCGAGGTCCTGCATGAGGGCTATGTCCTCGTCCGCCCGGTTGTAGTGGTCGCAGGCGACTGCGGGGGAGTGCCCGTCGATGATGGCTCCAGGCTTTTCGGCGAACGCATCCCAACCAGATGGTCCCCGTCCGTCCGCCGTGAGCGAGCCCTCGATCTGGAAAGCCGCCGCCGCGACTCCCAAGGTGAAGGCTGGCCGGATGCGACTGGCGAGGTCTTCCACCATGGCAGCATCTTGGACGGTCATCCCCCTATCATCCTGACGCTATGAGCCGATTGCAATGGTCATTGGGAATCCGATTGGCTTATGCTGGGGAATTCCGGCATACTAGGTGAGTTGTTCAAGCGCTTCTTCGTGTCCCGATCCGGATAATGCCGGGTGTCAGGGTCCAAGCTGAAGCCCAAACATAACCCAGATCCCCAAGGAATGCGGACGAGTGTGCGTGGAAATCGCGACACGCCCGACCGCGGGGGTCGGTTACACCGGCAAGTTGAGGAACCCGGATCCCTCCGGATTCAGCTTGTGCGGCGGGTGGTAGTACTACTTCAAATGCTTCGGCAGCCACATACAACACTTAAGTGAACAGGGCAGCCCTTATTCGAGGGAAGCACAGACTGAAAGAGAGTCAGGCGACATGGCGGGACAAAAAATCCGCATCCGGCTGAAGTCATATGACCACGAGGTCATTGATGTTTCAGCGCGGAAGATCGTTGAGACGGTCACGCGCGCAGGCGCAACGGTAGTAGGCCCCGTGCCGCTGCCCACGGAGAAGAACATCTACTGCGTGATCCGCTCTCCGCACAAGTACAAGGACAGCCGTGAGCACTTTGAAATGCGTACTCACAAGCGTCTGATCGACATCATCGACCCCACGCCCAAGGCTGTCGACTCGCTTATGCGTCTCGACCTGCCGGCCGACGTGAACATCGAAATCAAGCTGTAGGGAGGTGCTGAGAAAACTATGACCGCAACCCGTAACGTAAAGGGCCTGCTGGGCACGAAGCTCGGCATGACCCAGGTCTGGGACGAGAACAACAAGCTCATCCCGGTAACTGTCGTCCAGGCTGACTCCAACGTCATCACCCAGCTGCGCAACGCAGAGACCGATGGCTATGTCGCCGTTCAGATCGGCTACGGCCAGATCGATCCCCGCAAGGTCACCAAGCCGCTGGCTGGTCACTTTGAAAAGGCTGGCGTAACTCCTCGCCGCCACGTCGTCGAACTGCGCACTGCAGACGCCGCGTCTTACGAACTGGGCCAGGAGCTTTCTGTTGAGCTCTTCGAAGCCGGTCAGAAGATCGACGTCGTCGGCACCAGCAAGGGCAAAGGCTTCGCCGGTGTTATGAAGCGTCACGGCTTCCACGGTGTTGGAGCCTCCCACGGTGCGCACAAGAACCACCGCAAGCCCGGTTCCATCGGTGGCGCATCCACCCCGAGCCGCGTCTTCAAGGGTCTGAAAATGGCCGGCCGCATGGGCGCAGAACGTCACACTACGCTGAACCTCACGGTTCACGCTGTTGACGTTGAGAAGTCGCTGCTCCTTATCAAGGGCGCCGTTCCCGGTGCCCGCGGCCAGGTCGTCCTCGTACGCACCGCCGTGAAGGGAGCCTAGTTCAATGACTAGCACTGTCAAGGTAGACCTGCCTGCAGAGATCTTCGACGTCCAGACCAACGTGCCGCTGCTGCACCAGGTCGTCGTCGCACAGCTCGCTGCTGCTCGCCAGGGTACCCACAAGACCAAGACCCGCGCCGAAGTTTCCGGAGCTGGCCGCAAGCCGTTCAAGCAGAAGGGCACCGGCCGCGCCCGTCAGGGTTCCATCCGTGCTCCTCACATGACCGGTGGTGGCATTGTCCACGGCCCGACGCCGCGTGACTACAGCCAGCGCACCCCCAAGAAGATGAAGGCTGCCGCATTGCGTGGCGCCCTGTCTGACCGCGCCCGTAACGGTCGCATTCACGTCATTGCCGATCTGGTCGCGGGCACCAAGCCCTCCTCCAAGGAAGCACTGGCCGCGCTGAAGTCAGTCTCCGAGCGCAAGAACCTGCTCGTTGTTATCGAGCGCGCCAACGATGTTGCGGCACTGTCCGTGCGCAACCTCACAGATGTTCACGTTCTGTACGCAGACCAGCTGAACACCTACGACGTGCTGGTTGCCGACGACGTGGTCTTCACCAAGGCTGCTTTCGAGGCTTTCATCGCTGACAAGGCAAAGAACGAGGAGGATGCCAAGTGAGTGCAGCCACCATCAAAGACCCGCGCGACGTCGTCATTGCACCCGTCGTTTCGGAAAAGAGCTACGGCCTGATCGACGAGGGCAAGTACACCTTCCTGGTGGACCCCCGCTCGAACAAGACCGAGATCAAGCTGGCCGTGGAGAAGATTTTCTCCGTCAAGGTCGAATCGATCAACACCATCAACCGTGCCGGTAAGCGCAAGCGCACCAAATTCGGATGGGGTCAGCGCAAGAGCACCAAGCGTGCGATTGTCACCCTCAAAGAAGGCACTATCGACATCTTCGGCGGTCCGCTCGCGTAGCGGAGACCACTTTAACGAGGAAATGAATTATGGGAATCCGTAAATACAAGCCGACTACCCCGGGCCGTCGCGGCTCGAGCGTAGCCGACTTCTCCGAAATCACGCGATCGACTCCGGAAAAGTCGTTGCTGCGTCCGCTGCACAAGACTGGCGGCCGTAACAACACCGGTAAGATCACTACCCGTCACAAGGGTGGTGGCCACAAGCGCCAGTACCGTCTGATCGACTTCCGTCGCCACGACAAAGACGGCGTCAACGCCCGCGTTGCCGAAATCGAGTACGATCCGAACCGCACGGCTCGCATCGCCCTCCTGCACTACGTTGATGGCACCAAGCGTTACATCATCGCCCCGAACAAGCTGTCCCAGGGTGACTTCGTCGAGGCTGGCCCCGACGCTGACATCAAGCCGGGCAACAACCTGCCGCTGCGTAACATCCCGGTTGGTACCACCATCCACGCGGTTGAACTGCGTCCGGGTGGCGGCGCCAAGATGGCCCGTTCCGCAGGTGCTTCGGTTCAGCTCGTCGCCAAGGAAGGCCGTTTCGCCCAGCTGCGTCTGCCCTCCGGTGAAATCCGCAACGTTGACGTGCGCTGCCGCGCAACCGTCGGCGAGGTCGGTAACGCCGAGCAGTCGAACATCAACTGGGGTAAGGCCGGCCGTATGCGCTGGAAGGGCGTTCGCCCGACCGTCCGTGGTGTCGCCATGAACCCGGTCGATCACCCGCACGGTGGTGGTGAAGGTAAGACTTCCGGTGGACGTCACCCGGTCAACCCGAACGGTAAGCGTGAAGGCCGCACCCGCCGCCCCAACAAAGAGAGCGACAAGCTTATTGTTCGTCGCCGCCGTACTGGCAAGAACAAGCGATAGGAGCCTGGACACATGCCACGCAGCCTGAAAAAGGTCCTTTCGTAGACCAGCACCTCTTTGTAAAGGTCGCCAGGGAAAACGAAAAGGGCACCAAGAACGTCATCAAGACCTGGTCCCGCCGTTCGATGATCGTCCCGGACATGCTGGGTCACACGATTGCCGTTCACGACGGACGCAAGCACATTCCGGTGTTTGTCACTGAGTCGATGGTCGGGCACAAGCTCGGCGAATTCGCTCCCACGCGGACATTCCGCGGCCATGTCAAGGACGACCGTAAGGGCAAGCGCCGCTAAGGCGCTGGCTCTACGGCTTAGACGAGAGAAGGAAAGCAATGGAAGCCAAGGCTATTGCGCGTCACATCCGCGTAACGCCTATGAAGGCCCGGCGCGTCGTCAACCTTGTTCGTGGTAAGCAAGCGAATGAGGCTCTGGCAATTCTGAAGTTCGCCGAACAGGCAGCTTCGGAGCCGGTATTCAAGGTAGTTCAGTCGGCAATGGCAAACGCACGGGTCCTCGCGGACCGCGACGGCGTTGCCTTTGACGAAGGAGACCTCTACATCAGCGAAGCGTTTGTTGATGAAGGCCCGACCATGAAGCGGTTCCAGCCGCGTGCTCAGGGTCGCGCATTTCAGATCAAGAAGCGCACGAGCCACATCACCGTGGTAGTCGCTACCCCGGAGAAAGAGGAGGCTCGCTAAGTGGGACAGAAAGTAAACCCGCACGGGTTCCGACTCGGCATCACCACCGATCACGTATCGCACTGGTTTGCTGACAGCACCAAGGCTGGCCAGCGGTACAAGGACTTCGTTCGCGAAGACATCCGCATCCGCCAGCTCATGTCCACGGGCATGGAGCGCGCTGGTATCGCCAAGGTCGAAATCGAGCGCACCCGTGACCGTGTCCGCGTGGACATCCACACGGCTCGCCCGGGCATCGTCATCGGCCGCCGCGGTGCAGAAGCGGACCGCATTCGCGGCGAGCTCGAAAAGCTCACCGGCAAGCAGGTCCAGCTGAACATCCTCGAGGTCAAGAACCCCGAGATGGAAGCCCAGCTTGTTGCCCAGGGCGTTGCTGAGCAGCTGACTTCCCGCGTGGCTTTCCGCCGTGCGATGAAGAAGGCCATGCAGTCCGCACAGCGCGCGGGTGCCAAGGGTATCCGTATCGCTTGCTCCGGTCGACTGGGTGGCGCAGAAATGTCCCGCTCGGAGTTCTACCGCGAAGGCCGTGTGCCCCTGCACACCCTGCGTGCGAAC
Proteins encoded:
- the rpsL gene encoding 30S ribosomal protein S12 gives rise to the protein MPTINQLVRKGRTPKVSKTKAPALKGSPMRRGVCTRVYTTTPKKPNSALRKVARVRLNGGVEVTAYIPGVGHNLQEHSIVLVRGGRVKDLPGVRYKIVRGALDTQGVKNRKQARSRYGAKMEKK
- the rpsG gene encoding 30S ribosomal protein S7, with amino-acid sequence MPRKGPAPKRPLVSDPVYGSPLVTQLINKVLIDGKKSTAERIVYGALEGARAKSGGDPVAALKKAMDNVKPSLEVRSRRVGGATYQVPVEVKPGRSTALALRWLVGYSKARREKTMTERLQNEILDASNGLGAAVKRREDTHKMAESNKAFAHYRW
- the fusA gene encoding elongation factor G; translated protein: MAQDVLTDLSKVRNIGIMAHIDAGKTTTTERILFYTGVNHKIGETHDGASTTDWMEQEKERGITITSAAVTCFWDKNQINIIDTPGHVDFTVEVERSLRVLDGAVAVFDGKEGVEPQSETVWRQADKYNVPRICFVNKMDKLGADFYFTVDTIISRLGAKPLVLQLPIGAENDFVGVVDLLEMRALVWPGDAKGDVTMGAKYEVQEIPADLQAKAEEYRAQLVETVAEASEELMEKYLDGEELTVEELKAGIRKMTINSELYPVLCGSAFKNRGVQPMLDAVVDFLPNPLDVPPMVGHDPRDEEKELTRKPSAEEPFSALAFKIAAHPFFGQLTFIRVYSGHVEAGAQVVNSTKGKKERIGKLFQMHANKEMPVEGATAGHIYAAIGLKDTTTGDTLCDSANQIVLESMSFPEPVISVAIEPNTKGDQEKLSTAIQKLSAEDPTFQVSLNEDTGQTIIAGMGELHLDILVDRMRREFKVEANVGKPQVAYRETIKRAVERHDYTHKKQTGGSGQFAKIQIAIEPMDTADGELYAFENKVTGGRVPREYIPSVDAGIQDALNDGVLAGYPVVGIKATLIDGAYHDVDSSEMAFKIAGRMAFKEAARKANPVLLEPLMDVEVRTPEEYMGEVIGDLNSRRGQMQSMEDAAGVKVIRAHVPLSGMFGYIGDLRSKTQGRAVYSMTFNSYAEVPKAVADEIIQKNRGE
- the tuf gene encoding elongation factor Tu — encoded protein: MAKAKFERTKPHVNIGTIGHVDHGKTTLTAAISKVLYDKYPTLNEQRDFASIDSAPEERQRGITINISHVEYQTEKRHYAHVDAPGHADYIKNMITGAAQMDGAILVVAATDGPMAQTREHVLLARQVGVPYLLVALNKSDMVDDEELLDLVEMEVRELLSAQGFDGDDAPVVRVSGLKALEGDPVWVKSVEDLMEAVDNSVPDPVRDRDKPFLMPIEDVFTITGRGTVVTGRAERGTLAINSEVEIVGIRPIQKTTVTGIEMFHKQLDEAWAGENCGLLLRGLKRDDVERGQVVVKPGSITPHTDFEANVYILSKDEGGRHNPFYSNYRPQFYFRTTDVTGVITLPEGTEMVMPGDNTEMTVELIQPIAMEEGLGFAIREGGRTVGSGRVTKIIK
- a CDS encoding GH1 family beta-glucosidase translates to MTVQDAAMVEDLASRIRPAFTLGVAAAAFQIEGSLTADGRGPSGWDAFAEKPGAIIDGHSPAVACDHYNRADEDIALMQDLGVDSYRFSLSWPRIQPGGKGPINQQGLDFYDRLIDKLLKAGISPMVTLYHWDTPLPLEHDGGWLNRATAERFAEYSAAAAGRFGDRVAQWVTLNEPVSVALQGYALGVHAPGRRLLFDALPAAHHQLLGHGLAVQALRAAGVAGTVGVANVHSPVQPATKRLTDRLMAKAFDLIFNRVYADPILLGRYPKPPLQVKPWFRALGNVRDEDLKTIHQPLDFYGVNYYYPVKVASGRGDASTPGNNSDMLAKLPFHLAAFPEYETTGFGWPVAPEHLGILLRELKDRYGAALPPLFITESGASFPEPDHPPGPVHDSDRISYLASHLGQALRATAPGGIAHDVELLGYYVWTLLDNFEWAAGYSQRFGLVHVDFDTLERTPKDSFYWYRSLSRARQS
- the rpsJ gene encoding 30S ribosomal protein S10; translated protein: MAGQKIRIRLKSYDHEVIDVSARKIVETVTRAGATVVGPVPLPTEKNIYCVIRSPHKYKDSREHFEMRTHKRLIDIIDPTPKAVDSLMRLDLPADVNIEIKL
- the rplC gene encoding 50S ribosomal protein L3, which gives rise to MTATRNVKGLLGTKLGMTQVWDENNKLIPVTVVQADSNVITQLRNAETDGYVAVQIGYGQIDPRKVTKPLAGHFEKAGVTPRRHVVELRTADAASYELGQELSVELFEAGQKIDVVGTSKGKGFAGVMKRHGFHGVGASHGAHKNHRKPGSIGGASTPSRVFKGLKMAGRMGAERHTTLNLTVHAVDVEKSLLLIKGAVPGARGQVVLVRTAVKGA
- the rplD gene encoding 50S ribosomal protein L4, with translation MTSTVKVDLPAEIFDVQTNVPLLHQVVVAQLAAARQGTHKTKTRAEVSGAGRKPFKQKGTGRARQGSIRAPHMTGGGIVHGPTPRDYSQRTPKKMKAAALRGALSDRARNGRIHVIADLVAGTKPSSKEALAALKSVSERKNLLVVIERANDVAALSVRNLTDVHVLYADQLNTYDVLVADDVVFTKAAFEAFIADKAKNEEDAK
- the rplW gene encoding 50S ribosomal protein L23 gives rise to the protein MSAATIKDPRDVVIAPVVSEKSYGLIDEGKYTFLVDPRSNKTEIKLAVEKIFSVKVESINTINRAGKRKRTKFGWGQRKSTKRAIVTLKEGTIDIFGGPLA
- the rplB gene encoding 50S ribosomal protein L2, with amino-acid sequence MGIRKYKPTTPGRRGSSVADFSEITRSTPEKSLLRPLHKTGGRNNTGKITTRHKGGGHKRQYRLIDFRRHDKDGVNARVAEIEYDPNRTARIALLHYVDGTKRYIIAPNKLSQGDFVEAGPDADIKPGNNLPLRNIPVGTTIHAVELRPGGGAKMARSAGASVQLVAKEGRFAQLRLPSGEIRNVDVRCRATVGEVGNAEQSNINWGKAGRMRWKGVRPTVRGVAMNPVDHPHGGGEGKTSGGRHPVNPNGKREGRTRRPNKESDKLIVRRRRTGKNKR
- the rplV gene encoding 50S ribosomal protein L22 gives rise to the protein MEAKAIARHIRVTPMKARRVVNLVRGKQANEALAILKFAEQAASEPVFKVVQSAMANARVLADRDGVAFDEGDLYISEAFVDEGPTMKRFQPRAQGRAFQIKKRTSHITVVVATPEKEEAR
- the rpsC gene encoding 30S ribosomal protein S3 — encoded protein: MGQKVNPHGFRLGITTDHVSHWFADSTKAGQRYKDFVREDIRIRQLMSTGMERAGIAKVEIERTRDRVRVDIHTARPGIVIGRRGAEADRIRGELEKLTGKQVQLNILEVKNPEMEAQLVAQGVAEQLTSRVAFRRAMKKAMQSAQRAGAKGIRIACSGRLGGAEMSRSEFYREGRVPLHTLRANIDYGFYEAKTTFGRIGVKVWIYKGDVTAKELAQQAAAAPSRGRGPSDRPGRPGGADRGDRRRRTDRPAADAAPVAAEAPAAEAAAPASEGGQA